Sequence from the Kogia breviceps isolate mKogBre1 chromosome X, mKogBre1 haplotype 1, whole genome shotgun sequence genome:
CAGTCATGAGGAAGGTGAATTTCTTAGCTAACATCTATGGGCCAGGCATCCTCCTAAGACCATCTGTACATTATTTCACTTAGTCTTTAACACAGCCTAGAAAAAGCTATTGTAATTATCCTGATTTTACGGAGTGGAAAACTGGGGTTTAGAGCAGTCAAGTAACAGGGttacagttcatttttttttaggtttacagttctttttgtgtgtgtgtgtgtgtgtgtgtgtgtgtgtgtggtatgcgggcctctcactgctgtggcctctcccgttgcggagcacaggctccggacgcgcaggctcagcggccatggctcacgggcccagccactccgcggcatgagggatcttcccggaccggggcacgaacccgtgtcccctgcatcggcagacggactctcaaccacagtgccaccagggaagcccaggtttacAGTTCTTAAGTGGTTGAGTCAAGCCTCAAACCTTGGTCATCTGCTATTAATTGCCATATCTTAGTGCTACTCGGCTTCTGGCCATCTTTCTCTAATTTAACATTTACTGTCTATCACTCATTTGACTAGCATTTTAATTATCTGTTACACAAATATATGTTATCTCCTAATTAGATCGCAAACTCCATTAAGCCAGGGACTACACCTTAAGCTGTGTTTGCAGCCATGTATCACCTGTGGCAGTGAGCCTAAAAGTTTTAGCTTTTCACTAGATGCTTAACATTTCTCATCTTGGGAAACAGTTCCCCCAGTTAGACCCCCTGTCTGTGTcactttatttaataattttcaatttAGAAAGATTCCATTGAGAACTTTATTTGGAAACTACAAAATTGTTAGGACTGGACTTAGAGCCACCATAACCCACAATAGCTTTATCTCAGTTCCTCCTAAATGTTTTAGGATGCAATAGGCCACCTATAACAGACTTAAATTCCTCCTAGAGGTACAGTATAATAAAATCAAAGATGATTGTAGTAAGTGACATTATTGGGTCAATGTCACCTTCTTAATCTGCAGACAAACCTTTACAGCAGTCAGTGTCCAGATATATCTACAAACCTGTTTTTATAGTTCCCAAATTAATAGATCCTCTATTCTCATTTTTGCATTGTATATCTGCATTTTCTTAGGGCTAATTCTAactcaagatgtttcctgttttaaaTGAACCCATATGTAGCTTCCAGAGCCACTTCTTTTCACTTCAACAATTAGAATGAATGTTATTTTAGACATAATAATTAAATCTACCCAATGATGAAGATCCTTTCTGGGATTCTATGAACCCTTCTATATTTTCACACTTAGAAATATATCCTCACTATATTATCTTTTATCTCAAAACTCTTATGTCAATTTTGCACTCATTTAGTTGGATTTCACTGTACCTATATATTATTCTTGCagttttttcccagctttattgatatataacggacataatattgtgtaagtttaaggtgtacaatgtgttgatttgatacatttatatattgcaaaatgattaccaccaaaGTATTCGTTGATTTTTTAATGGTCTTAGGCAAAAGCAATACAAAATTGACCTACCTTCATATTTACTGGTAGAATGATTAGGGTACATTAGTTTAATGGGCTACCCATCACAAAGTTATCAAGTGAGATCACAGGTATAAAAGTGCCTTGGAAAAGGTAATTAACAACACACATGTAAAATTATAGTATTGTTACTgttattcttttgaaaaatattacaagaagagaaatccaaagaatatttaatgattaCATTTTGATCACTGTGTAACCTAAGAGGAGTTAATATTTGAAGATAGGAGAAACTTCCCAGAGCTTCCTAATGTAAATAATTGCTTAACCCAGTGCCCTTCAAGCTATAATGTGTATAAGAATCCTCTGGAGATCTTGTTAACatgcagattctggttcagtTAATATGCAGACTCTGGgctgggcctgagagtctgcatttctgacaagctcccaggtgatgctcatGCTTCTGATCTCTGGACCACACTGTGTGTGCCAAGGAATAATTTTGGCTCTGCCTCTTAAACTCAATCACTAATCCTATTTATTATTAAGGGCAAATGTGTGGTTGCAAGGAAACATATATTCAATAGGTGGAGACATTATCCCTTTCTCATAAATACAGAGCTGGCACTGAAACTCTGGTTTGGAAGATGAGCTTAAAAATCAtccaggtagggcttccctggtggcacagtggttgagagtccacctgcagatgcagggtacaagggttcgtgccccaggccgggaagatcccacatgccacggagcggctaggcccgtgagccatggccactaagcctgtgcgtctggaggctgtgctccgcaacgggagaggccacaacagtgagaggcccgcgtaccgccaaaaaaaaaaaaaaaattcatccaggtaggggcttccctggtggcacagtggttaagaatccacctgccaatgcaggggacatgagtttgagccctggtccaggaagatcccacatgccgcagagcaactaaacctgtgcgccacaactactgaagcctgtgcacctagagcccatgctccacaacaagagaagccaccgcaatgagaagcccgctagccccctctcgctgtaactagagaaagcctgtgggcagcaacgaagacccaacccagccaaaaataaaataaattttgaaaaatcatcCAGGTAGGCCCATATAAATAATTCTAAACAGAGAGATTTCTATCCCTTTTTTCAGTATCTGTAGGAAAAGAAGTCAGATCTTTCAACAAATTAAGTTTAGTATATTTTTAGCTTTACTGGCAggaacatttctctttttctcatctaaatttttttctgttctaattTAAACCACTTGTTACTGCAGATTGATTGATGATAGAGAAATTAACTACATAATCATttccaaatatctttttaatataattacagCTCCAATGGCTTCATTTTAAAGTGCCTATGGTTTTAGTAATTTGGTCTAGGAAATGAATTTCCCTGTATCCCAGCTAAGTAAATATTTGATACATGTAAAAACATAATACAAACCTTTGTATAATCGGTATGCCTTGAGTTAGTGCCCCAATCCCTTCCAAGACTAAAACAACAAGAATGACAATGGCACCATTTTATCTGTGGTGGTGtgatggtatttttttaaatacaaaagataattccatttcttttttaagatgacTTCAAAGACTGGCGAGACAGTTTCGTTCAAGGAAATAATCATCCCTTTACTGGATTAAATATGTTCTGTGGGAAAATACCCACTGTTTTCCTATTTGGAGATTTAAGTTGTGAGGAGAAAATCCTATTCACCTGGCTGACAGTCACAAGCAGGACCAGCTTCATAGGCATGTGACCAGTGCACTCACACAGGGCTCCACACTCAGAAGGTCCCTGTACTTGGTTTAGTGCTTTGCCatcactgtcttgaaattctgaATAACTTTTTGGACAAGTGGCCCcgcattttcattttacattaggCCCTGCAATTATGTAGCTGGTCCCAAGTACATGGGTGAACACTGCTGTTCATCTGATTTCCTGGaatatgtgtataaaatttaGTCTCTGTTCCAGCATGATTGCCTCatcatttcaaaaatgaaatgagTTCAAGTTATTAATTATCCACCTTTCCTTCCAAGAAGGactacacacacatgcaccaaTGTGTACTTTCCTACTAGGCTACAGCCATCACCCTCTTAATGGTATTGTGCCCCTCATATCACACACTGTAATTTCAAAGAATCCTATACAGCCATTGATTGGCATGCTGCCCAATGATCTTAGTCTGCTAGTCATTTTCACTTATTAATTTCATGGCAGAATAATGTatatagatatttttgttttatttttcctgctgtggaagaatcagaaagaataagagaaatataGCTCCCCCCATCCAAAGGGAACATACTCCTATGCCTGTTGAAGTTGTCTGAAGACAGGAAGTTGTCTTCCTGTATTAGTTTATTGAATCatgccagtgtgtgtgtgtgtgtgtgtgtgtgtgtgtgtgtgtgtgtgtgtgtgtgtgtgtgatggggggaGAGAAGGGCACAGAATGGTGACTGAAgcacccagagaggtgaagtttaCGTAAGACCAGGAAAAGAACAGAGGTCTACTTGCCATTTCCTTGAGTGGTGGGATCCAAGACCCATTTCATCTCCAGAGAGGTGAATGGCTATGTCCAATTTCAGCAAAAAATGCAGTGCCAAGCATAGCCCAGAGGCAGCAGAGTCCTCAGACTCCAGGGATCCAGCTTGGATGATGGGCATACAAGTGGTAATATGGACCAAAAACTGGAGAAATTGCCCCCATTTTtttcaggatgcaaaaaaaaaagagctgtttTGTACTCCTGAGCACTTCTTTTCTACAAAAGTCCTCcaccaactttttctttttttgctttatgcAAGAACATTAGGGGTTAGTGGGTGAGGGTGAGGAACTCAAAATGACTAAGATAGAATTTTTTAACAGTCTAGCAGAACAGGGCCTCAAAATCAGATATcattcaatttaaagaaaattaagtaatGTCATATTTCTTGCATGTCCCATGAGGCAGTTGTAAACTTTTCCTGCATCAATGTAATATTTAACCCACAAACATCCAGCTGATGACTCACAATTTCCCACACAAATGCCCTTGGATTTTTCCCTAACAGTTTAACAAAAGTCCTGTCCCAAACATGCCGACCTTTCTTCACACAGGGGAGTCATTTGTAGTACAGAGAGACCTGGCAAGGGCCCACTGAGGTAGACATTTGACTACCTCAGCTGCTAAAGATTCTGCCCATCAGAGTCTTTCTTCCTCAACAAACTCTTCCCAGAGTCTTAGGGATAAAGGGCAAAGACCAAGTCCTCATGGAGAGACAATTAGAAAAGGGCAGTGTTGGTACCCTACTAATCCCACTATAGGCTGATCTCCTCTAGGTCCCTATGGCCCCTCTTGCTCCAGGAATTTATAGCACTTTTCCTGTAAGAAATTCCTTCCTACAGGAAGCTGTAGCACTTTTGCCTACTACCAGAGCCATGGCCCCTATGCTGGGTGTTGCTCCCTACAGATATTGCCTGCTACAAGACACTGGTCTGTGTCTGGTGCTTGAAGCATGAAGCCATTGGGGCTACAACCCTAAGAATAGCTGCCAGAAACTGCTCTATGAAGTCTGTTTTATCACAGCTAGGTGATAGTTCCAGCAGTCATCATTGCACTGCTAGATCATCAAGGCTGCTTCCCATTGAGTAAATCAATGGATCCAAACTAGGATTCTCCTAACGCTTGGGCTCTGACTTAAATAGAAGCTGGCCTTTGGAATTTCATGCCCTAAAGGAGAATACGCCAGaatcctaacttttttttttgcttttattaaaccCTATGTGTGGTGTTTATGTTGTTATAGGTTCTTAGAAGGAGTATAGTTCAATCTATCTTGACAGGAACTGATTTGGATAAACTAGCTGAGCAATGTTCTCAAGCACATATGAGGGCCCTACTTTCCAGATATCTAATCCCCTAATAGCGGGATTACATCCCCTAACACTCTTCCTGAAGCTTCCTCAGGCAGCTCCCTTCACTCTTCCAGTTGCCTGATGGACATTAACCAAATAATGGTCATGAGCAACCTTCTCCCTGCAGAGCAGGTACGTTCAGTCACACTCTTAATCGATACACACCTTGGGCAACATTGGATTTGAGGTCACAAAGACTTCTAGTCACTGGGCCACAATTAGCTGTGTGTTGTCTTTCTCCACAGATTTGTTGCCCAATGCATTTCTAATACGAGCCCAGAAGAGTGGCCTCTCTTGGGCACTGTCTGGCCAGGTGATAAATGTCTGCCTATTCACATGTTTCCTGAGTCAGTGGTAGCTGGATAACATATAGTTTGGGATCTCTTCCAGGAAGATCAAGATGATGACATCCTCGTGCTCATAGAACATCTTGATGCTGGCCAGCTGTACTTCAAGCTGGCACTATTCACTGTGCAGGTAGTGGTTACTGACCACACACAAAGTTTTCTGGCTGGTGTTGGTGGCATTCTGGATGTTCTCAAAGCTGTCTATGCCTGGATCAAAGTCCCAGTGGTGAAGACAGAGCTTAAAAGTGGGCTGGCCACCTTCTTCTAGGGCTGGAACAAGCTCTTCATATACCCACTGCTCATCAGTGGCAGTGAAAGAGACAAAGGCATCATAGTTGAACTCCTCCATCCTATGCCACTTGGCCAGGTACCAGGCTCAAAATATGTAGAGCTCATACCATAGAGATGGAGTCATCTTGGCAATAAACCAAGAGGAGACCATGGTTGTAAGAACCAGAATGAAGGAGCAAAAGAAGCAAACTTTTCCTAGGTCAAAATTACACATAGAATCATCAAAATCTATCAACAAACTCTGGATATTTGGCTACTGACAAGTATAGTTCCGAGGGTAGGGGATATGGACATTTGCTGTGGTTATTGACCAATTCTTGAACCATGCATTGTCACAGCTGCACTGAAGTTTGTTCCCATAGAGATCAAAGTACTTCAGAGACTTCAGATTCTCCAGATGACTTTGATTAATGACTCTTACGttgttgaatcttttttttttttttttttttttcttttttgcggtacgcgggcctctcactgctgtggcctctcccgttgcggagcacaggctccggacgcgcaggctcagcggccatggctcacgggcccagccgctccagggcatgtgggatcttcccggaccggggcacgaacccgtgtcccctgcatcgacaggcggactctcaaccactgcgccaccagggaagccccatgttgaATCTTAAAGAGAAGACCTGAAAGCTTTCTAAGCCAGAGAACATGCCAGGAGTCAATGACTCTAAGTTGTTGTTTTCCGGGCACAgcatttttagtcttttgagtttttggaataaggaaatatttaaacTGAGACTTCAGTTTAAAGATATCCAACTTTGTGAGATTAATCAGGGAGTCAAACTGAAGGTGGTCTAGGAATACCATGGGATTTTTCCCTAGGAGTAGCTCCTGCGGGCCATTCAGCCCTTGGAAGAAGTTGGTTGGAACAACCTGAATTCCATGCATTTGTCCTTCTAGGTTGAGTTGCTTCAAAGACTTGAGGTTCATAAATGGAGGAAATGGCAAGGTACTAGAGGTTTCATAACTAATTTTATTAAAACTGAGATTCAAAACTTCTAGATTTTCCAGGCCCAAGAAAAGGCCTGCTTGAAAACTTGACAAGATATTGTATCCCAAGTCAAGTTTATAGAGGTAATTGAGGTCAGAAAATGCATTCTCCTCTATGTCTTTCAGGCAGTTCTGGGAGAGAATGAGAACTTGGAGCTTCTTCAGAAACTGAAATGTTCTGCGTTTCAGTGTCCGAATATTGTTGTATCCAAGGTCTAAACTCTCTAAATTTGGAAATTGAGCAAAGGAGTATTTGTCAATTTTTACTATCCAGCACCCAGCCAAGTTGAGCTCCTTCAATGAATACAGCCCATAGAAGTTCATATTATTGAGTTCTGTGATGAGATttctagagagaaagagagattgtaGGTACCTCAAGGGTGAAAATGCAAAATCTGGAAATCTTTTAAACTTACTGTGGCTCAGGTCTAGGGCTCTCAAGTTCTGGAGGGCACTCCAGGTCCTGTTGCTGACAAAGGAAAGTTGACAcgtgtttagattccacatttggAGGCTGGGCATAGCATCAAACTCACTGTCATTGAGGTGAACAAGATCATTGCTTTGGCTCAGGTCAAGGGACAAAAGCTTGGTACAGTTGGCAAGGCGCTTTACGCCCCCTGCATTAATGGCATTTTTCCAAAACACCAAAGCCTCTAATACAGGTAAATTTCAGAGGAGGCGACACCAAATATAGACATGGTATATCTTCATTTAGTCAAAacctcctttatattttttaaaagttttaaaatattctctgtaaaattttgtgtttctgtattaGGGTATGTCCTAGAAACTTTTAGATTTTATTATTGAGATATTgagaaatatcttattttttcctatttaattttCTAGTTAAGTATAGCAAGGGTGccataagtttttaattttttgtgttctTGTTGATCATAAGCATAGAAAGCTTTCTGAACtcataatagtttttaaaatatgactgtTTAGTCTATTAGGTTTATCTGTTAATGATTATGTTCTCTGTAGGTAATGGAAGTTATAtatctctttttcaaattcatatatttccaatgtatttttttatgttGGTCTCATAATATTGGTCACAACCTCCCCATATTAAATCATAGTGATGATAGGTTTTTTTGTTAATGGGATGACATCTATAGATTTTcaattaattgttttatttgcTATAAGTTTCAATATATATCAAGTCAGAAAATTTCCCTCATACTCctaattttttaaggaagaatATAGTTTAGTTTGACCAGAACacaaagagagaggggaaaataGAGCCATCAACTAAGGGAGAGTGTACAGGGGCAACAACTTTCTTGCACAGATGATAAACTGGCAGTAAGTACAGAAGTGTGAAAATATcaaacacttactatgtgtccaGCATTTTCATAGGCATGAATGACTCACTACAAAACTCAGCAAGATAGTCTTAACCCCACTGTATACATGGGGAACTGGAAACTCAGAGACACAAATATTGTACAGCTAATGTGAGGCAGATTAGCAATTCAAAGAAAAGGCTATATCTTTTTTATGTGGAAATTAGATGTAAGTTTACATACATTTTTAACAGCAGCTTAAAGTATATGTTATATACCataaactttattcttttaaagtatataatgaaGTGGTTTTTAATATAGTTGCAAATTTTTGCAATCATCACTATCCAATTCCAGAAAATTGTCTTCACCGCCCCCTCTTCAAAAAAGCCCTGCACACATTAGCAATCACTCTCCATTCTTGCTTTTATGTAggccctgacaaccactaatctattttctctctctatgGATATgcttattttggacatttcatataaatagaaacacacaatatgtggccaaaaaaaggcTATATGATCTCAGAACCTCATGTTCTTTCCAATACCTTCTGTCGCCCCTTAATTCCAAAAGAGCAGCCCCCAAACATTTGTAACAATGATCACATCACAGGGATACTTGTAACAACTCTATCTCAGTGATCACTTTGAAGAATGCTAATTTGGTGTATAAATTCTAGAATATTCCACAAAAGGTGGTGTCCTAAGTTTATACTTACACTTTATATTCATGTCaatgacagagaaaatgaaaaaaacaatgatCTAATGAtagtttcaattttaattttaagtcaGCCCACTGGTATTAGGACTGAGATGAGTAGATTTATTCAGTGCTAGGAGGCCAATGCTTTAAGGCATTTTAAATTTGTTAGGCAACAGGAAGGAAATGTATCAAAGGGTGAGAGATTTCATTGCAAAAGTAAAtataagaagaaggagaagggcaAAGAGGAGAAGGAGCAGAAGAGTAGAAGTAgtagtataaataaatatgtctTGCATAAGTGTGGGGTGACTCAAGGAAACTGGGTTGAACAAGATGGCATTGCTGGATGAATGTGTTCTCTGCTCTCACAGATGACAAGGGTTACCAATATGACCCCTAAAATCTATCCCTGTTTGTCAcaggaaattttaaatgaaagaatactGTAAAGCTCCAAACATCCAAATTGCCCACCCTGACAAGGTACAGAAAGGGACAAGCTTTGTTGGTAAATGTTCCATGGGGACAGGGCTAGTGGAGGAGGTTTCTTTTACCTGAAACTGCTGGTGTTACTGCAATTAAAGGAGCATTCAGAGCCAATACCAGAGCAGGGAGCTGGGGCCTATAAACCATAGAAGAGAAGTACTTAAAGGTAACCAAAATGAAGGGCTTCTAGAAGCAGTTGTGGAACTAGGTTCAGCATGCCAGGGAGATGACAGCAGAGAGTAGACAGTCAAGAAAGTGAATAAGAAAGAATCTGTGCAAAGACCCAAACAGCACTGGTTTTTGCAGGTTGAGTTTAGGCCTGTCACACTGAACTTTTCAAAG
This genomic interval carries:
- the LOC131748108 gene encoding LOW QUALITY PROTEIN: toll-like receptor 13 (The sequence of the model RefSeq protein was modified relative to this genomic sequence to represent the inferred CDS: inserted 2 bases in 1 codon; substituted 5 bases at 5 genomic stop codons) produces the protein MKIYHVYIWCRLLXNLPVLEALVFWKNAINAGGVKRLANCTKLLSLDLSQSNDLVHLNDSEFDAMPSLQMWNLNTCQLSFVSNRTWSALQNLRALDLSHSKFKRFPDFAFSPLRYLQSLFLSRNLITELNNMNFYGLYSLKELNLAGCWIVKIDKYSFAQFPNLESLDLGYNNIRTLKRRTFQFLKKLQVLILSQNCLKDIEENAFSDLNYLYKLDLGYNILSSFQAGLFLGLENLEVLNLSFNKISYETSSTLPFPPFMNLKSLKQLNLEGQMHGIQVVPTNFFQGLNGPQELLLGKNPMVFLDHLQFDSLINLTKLDIFKLKXLSLNISLFQKLKRLKMLCPENNNLESLTPGMFSGLESFQVFSLRFNNVRVINQSHLENLKSLKYFDLYGNKLQCSCDNAWFKNWSITTANVHIPYPRNYTCQXPNIQSLLIDFDDSMCNFDLGKVCFFCSFILVLTTMVSSWFIAKMTPSLWYELYIFXAWYLAKWHRMEEFNYDAFVSFTATDEQWVYEELVPALEEGGQPTFKLCLHHWDFDPGIDSFENIQNATNTSQKTLCVVSNHYLHSEXCQLEVQLASIKMFYEHEDVIILIFLEEIPNYMLSSYHXLRKHVNRQTFITWPDSAQERPLFWARIRNALGNKSVEKDNTQLIVAQ